The Pyrenophora tritici-repentis strain M4 chromosome 2, whole genome shotgun sequence genome window below encodes:
- a CDS encoding Lgl-C domain containing protein yields the protein MAHLLRGKQAGVSNDLSQGLGPDLFVLDHIRNYGINSKVTQVAYDPVQSLIAVGTSESKYGPGQIYIFGQKRVEVVLPLSNRSASVKILQFCAEKLLCVDSKNDLSVFSLETKKLLNAHSPPAKITALHSDPTIDYALLGTQNGDVYAYDLDRELLTPFKIPNLWREKFPRSRLTSVVTLSLHPRDIGSLLIGYNSGAVIYSFKQNKALHFFHYLLPKGAPGGDSDPSSIFKEREPPLTQAVWHPTGTFVLTGHEDSSIVIWDAKDGRIVQARTLTDTNVDKPGPGSFSPGAVEGSFALKSPIFKIAWCANKDPDDTAILVAGGQPSNISAKSLTLFELGRTPVYATATWQTLSDHFENPKRQRILPCPPGTEVVDLFLIPRTSPHFAGCQDPIAIIALLASGELITLSFPSGMPISPTNQLHLSMTMVHPYINHINLAPVERTRWLGMTEKRQQGPQFLIGGAEAVHPLKRFENRNIVQTAHGDGTIKLWDAGHADEIENHAMLQVDVARAVGRPDNVHITHTSFAGAASELSVGLKSGEIVVFRWDTNKNMGHEFQPGENAPQALTDITERSEAALKEGLLPFTLLAEDNGPVTALKHSDVGFVAAGFEGGSLAIIDLRGPAIIYKASIHEFIKSDKRSSFRRSSTQAAPKAEWPTSIEFSVMTLEDDEYSSILVHVGTNLGHLATFKLLPEASGRYTVKLAGVCSLDDKVISICPMHADSGRPAYASQSAVAGLRTGTKINGVLLAVTVSGVRLFRPATSKGAHKTFDQFLCDAATVVRYEAQGYALLGLYGDGCARAYSLPALKEIGSVKVSDVLDIRRFPEAIITPTGDILGFKGPAEVALINVFGTGLQYDRARDVLLNPELLIPPRPTISNLQWISGTQYVTPEDMDLLIGGPDRPVSARQLAQQRAEAQQEHRRANPSSSAVAAQYSSYPTQTNTPTEEGWGAWATRQLNERTEKLNIVGDSMDNLSQNSAGWADDVNKFVGKQKRGFVMGAMKSKFGF from the exons ATGGCTCATCTCTTGCGTGGAAAGCAAGCTGGAGTGAGCAACGACCTCTCGCAAGGCCTTGGGCCTGATCTCTTCGTGCTGGACCAT ATCCGCAACTATGGCATAAACTCAAAAGTCACCCAAGTCGCATACGATCCCGTCCAATCACTCATTGCCGTCGGCACGAGCGAGAGCAAATATGGTCCTGGTCAGATCTATATATTCGGCCAAAAGAGGGTCGAAGTCGTGCTACCACTTTCCAACCGCAGCGCCTCAGTCAAGATCCTACAGTTCTGTGCCGAAAAGCTGTTATGTGTAGACTCGAAGAACGACTTGTCAGTTTTCTCACTGGAAACAAAGAAGCTGCTCAACGCACATTCCCCACCTGCAAAGATTACGGCCCTGCACAGCGATCCTACCATCGATTATGCGCTCCTGGGTACACAGAACGGAGATGTCTATGCGTATGATTTAGATAGGGAGCTCCTCACCCCATTCAAGATACCAAACTTGTGGAGGGAAAAGTTCCCGCGGTCGCGCTTGACGTCGGTTGTCACACTGTCGCTGCACCCTCGCGACATTGGCTCTCTACTGATCGGTTACAATTCGGGCGCGGTCATATACTCCTTCAAGCAGAACAAGGCGCTGCACTTCTTCCACTACCTTCTTCCAAAAGGCGCCCCTGGTGGCGATTCAGACCCTAGTTCAATCTTCAAGGAGCGCGAGCCTCCATTGACACAGGCGGTTTGGCACCCCACAGGCACCTTTGTCCTGACTGGGCATGAAGACAGCAGCATCGTGATATGGGATGCCAAGGATGGTCGAATTGTACAAGCGAGGACGTTGACAGATACCAACGTAGACAAGCCAGGTCCAGGGAGTTTTAGCCCAGGTGCTGTTGAAGGCTCGTTTGCGCTCAAGTCGCCCATCTTCAAGATTGCCTGGTGCGCCAACAAAGACCCCGACGATACTGCCATACTCGTTGCCGGCGGACAACCGTCAAACATCTCTGCAAAGAGCCTCACTTTGTTCGAACTAGGCCGAACGCCCGTCTATGCGACTGCGACATGGCAGACACTATCGGATCACTTCGAGAACCCCAAAAGGCAAAGAATACTACCATGTccacctggaacagaagtAGTGGACCTGTTTCTTATCCCGAGAACATCTCCCCATTTTGCTGGCTGCCAGGACCCCATCGCCATCATCGCTCTACTTGCTTCTGGAGAGTTAATAACCCTGTCCTTCCCCAGCGGTATGCCCATCTCACCTACAAATCAACTACACCTTTCCATGACTATGGTCCATCCGTACATTAACCACATAAACCTCGCGCCGGTAGAACGCACGCGATGGCTTGGTATGACTGAGAAGCGACAGCAGGGCCCTCAATTCCTCATAGGTGGTGCCGAAGCTGTGCATCCTTTAAAGAGGTTCGAGAACCGCAACATTGTCCAAACGGCTCACGGAGATGGTACAATCAAGCTATGGGATGCAGGACACGCGGACGAGATTGAAAATCACGCAATGCTACAGGTTGATGTAGCTCGAGCAGTTGGTCGTCCAGATAATGTCCACATCACGCACACATCTTTTGCAGGCGCCGCCTCCGAACTTTCAGtggggttgaaatctggCGAGATAGTCGTATTCAGATGGGACACTAACAAGAATATGGGACATGAGTTTCAACCAGGCGAAAACGCTCCACAGGCGCTTACCGACATCACAGAAAGGAGTGAAGCGGCGCTCAAAGAGGGATTACTACCTTTCACCTTGCTTGCTGAAGATAATGGGCCTGTCACTGCCTTGAAGCATTCGGATGTAGGCTTCGTTGCGGCAGGCTTTGAGGGTGGAAGTTTGGCGATCATTGACTTACGAGGACCAGCCATTATCTACAAGGCATCGATACATGAGTTTATCAAGTCTGATAAGCGCTCTAGTTTCCGACGCAGCTCAACACAGGCAGCACCCAAGGCAGAGTGGCCGACTTCTATCGAATTCAGTGTCATGACACTCGAAGATGATGAATACTCCAGTATTCTTGTACATGTTGGCACCAATCTAGGCCATCTTGCGACCTTCAAGTTGTTACCAGAGGCAAGTGGTCGATACACGGTAAAGCTGGCCGGTGTATGCTCGCTAGACGACAAAGTTATCAGTATCTGTCCTATGCACGCAGACTCAGGGCGTCCAGCATATGCTTCTCAGTCCGCTGTGGCTGGACTTAGGACCGGAACAAAAATCAACGGTGTACTGTTGGCCGTCACTGTCTCAGGGGTAAGATTGTTCCGCCCTGCCACTAGCAAGGGCGCGCACAAGACCTTTGATCAATTCCTGTGCGATGCTGCGACAGTAGTGAGATATGAGGCTCAAGGATACGCATTACTAGGTTTGTATGGCGATGGTTGTGCGAGAGCCTATTCATTACCTGCCTTGAAGGAGATTGGATCTGTCAAGGTTAGCGACGTACTCGATATCCGACGCTTCCCCGAAGCGATCATTACGCCCACTGGAGATATACTTGGCTTCAAGGGGCCAGCTGAAGTTGCGCTAATTAACGTCTTCGGAACTGGGCTGCAATA TGATCGCGCGAGGGACGTTCTGCTCAACCCAGAGTTACTGATCCCGCCCCGACCCACTATCAGCAACCTACAATGGATTTCAGGCACTCAATACGTTACACCAGAAGATATGGACCTACTCA TCGGTGGTCCCGACCGTCCCGTCTCAGCCCGGCAACTCGCACAACAACGCGCAGAAGCTCAGCAAGAACATCGCCGCGCCAATCCCTCATCATCTGCTGTCGCTGCACAATATTCATCCTACCCAACTCAAACAAACACGCCGACTGAGGAAGGCTGGGGTGCTTGGGCTACGCGTCAGCTCAATGAGCGTACAGAAAAACTCAACATTGTGGGCGATAGTATGGATAACCTTTCACAAAATAGTGCAGGTTGGGCAGATGACGTGAATAAGTTTGTCGGGAAGCAGAAGAGAGGATTTGTTATGGGGGCTATGAAGAGTAAGTTTGGTTTTTGA